The following coding sequences are from one Rutidosis leptorrhynchoides isolate AG116_Rl617_1_P2 chromosome 11, CSIRO_AGI_Rlap_v1, whole genome shotgun sequence window:
- the LOC139876725 gene encoding syntaxin-132-like, with amino-acid sequence MNDLLSESFDNPRGQDYGGGDLEMGSQRNANSADLGLDDFFKKVQAIEKQYEKLNKLLKKLQDAHEESKAVTKAAAMKAIKQRMEKDVDEVGKIARFIKSKIEDLDRENLANRQKPGCGKGTGVDRSRTSTTVSLKKKFKDKMSEFQALRESIQQEHREVVGRRVYTVTGTRADEEAIDQLIETGDSEQIFQKAIREQGRGQVLDTLAEIQERHDAVRELERKLLDLQQIIMDMAVLVDAQGEMLDNIETQVSSAVDHVQDGNKALYKAKSLQKNSRKWMCIAIIILLIIIAVVVVGVLKPWKNGNGA; translated from the exons ATGAACGATCTTTTATCT GAATCATTTGATAATCCTCGGGGTCAAGATTATGGGGGTGGAGATCTTGAAATGGGATCACAACGCAATGCGAATTCTGCTGACTTGGGCTTGGATGATTTTTTCAAAAAG gTTCAAGCAATCGAGAAACAATATGAGAAGCTGAATAAACTATTAAAAAAACTACAG GATGCTCATGAAGAATCAAAAGCTGTAACCAAGGCTGCCGCCATGAAAG CAATTAAGCAGCGTATGGAAAAAGATGTGGACGAGGTTGGAAAGATTGCTCGGTTTATTAAATCAAAAATTGAGGATCTTGATAGGGAG AATTTGGCTAATAGACAAAAGCCTGGATGTGGAAAAGGAACAGGAGTAGACCGATCGAGAACTTCAACTACAGT ttcTTTAAAGAAGAAGTTTAAAGACAAGATGTCTGAATTTCAAGCTCTAAGAGAAAGTATCCAACAAGAGCATCGTGAGGTGGTCGGGAGACGTGTATATACAG TGACTGGCACTAGGGCCGATGAAGAG GCGATCGATCAACTCATAGAGACAGGAGATAGTGAACAGATTTTTCAGAAAGCAATTCGAGAACAAGGACGAGGACAG GTACTCGACACTCTAGCCGAGATCCAAGAACGTCATGATGCCGTAAGAGAATTAGAAAGAAAGCTTCTTGATCTGCAACAG ATAATTATGGATATGGCTGTATTGGTTGATGCTCAAGGTGAAATGCTAGACAATATCGAAACACAG GTTTCGAGTGCGGTAGACCACGTTCAAGATGGAAACAAAGCCCTTTACAAGGCGAAAAGTTTACAAAAGAACTCAAGGAAATGGATGTGTATCGCGATCATAATTTTGCTTATAAttattgcggttgttgttgttggtgtgcTCAAGCCATGGAAGAATGGTAATGGTGCTTAG